A stretch of DNA from Melospiza melodia melodia isolate bMelMel2 chromosome Z, bMelMel2.pri, whole genome shotgun sequence:
AATCAATCCCTTTTCTAGTTGCTGATACAGTCTGCAGACTGGATTTTAGGTTTGGCTCAATTAAGTGAAAGCTGAATTCATTAATTCTGATAACCCCTGTTTTTTCAATTAATTTTGCATTACAAAGTATTTATGTAGAACAAAATTTATTAAACTATCATTGAAATAACTGTATCTATTAATTTCTTAAACAATCACTACAAAAGACACAGGTATAATTCTAGTCTTGATATGTAGAAGTGTTGTTTTTTACTAGGCTTCAAACATGAAACTCTACTGGCTTGTGATATGGGCTGGAACATTGTTTTTGAATCCAGTCACTGCTGACTGCAACATTACATCCCAAACCGTAAGTTTTACATTGATCTGAACTACCCTTACTTTTGAAAGATACACTTGAAGTAGAAGGCATTTTAAAAACTGTTTCATAAACATAAAAGTCCTGAAGAAAGAAATACAAAAATGCAAGTAAGAAGTGGTTTTCTGTGTAATGGACAATTAGCTGATGATAGTCATTGTAAGTGGGTAAATAACACTGAAGCATATTTGAGATTATTTTGTATCTCAAATTCTTCCAAACAACAGGAATGCCTCTTtacatatttaaataaatatactcttttcagaaaacaaaaatatttcaagGCATTGAGAGTAAAGACTCAAATCAAAAAAGACTCTAGCTATGCTAACCTTTAACACAGAAAACCAAAATGAAGTTAAGTGCCATAGCATTCATATATATAACAAAAGTTTAGTTGAAGGTCTGCTCTAAACATGTTATTTTAAATTAAGAGTAAacgtaaattaaaaaaaaaaaaacagtttagaaactatattttaattaatttacaGTCTTGAGTAAATCTCCTCTATGACACCTTCTTTCCAGATTATGTAGGAAAGGAATTCTTTTTACACCCAACAAATAATACATtccaaatattaatattaattccAAAATGGTATGACAAACTGGTTACATTTTGGATGATCATCACATAAAGACTTATATACCTAAGCACTAAGTCGTCTGGAACATCAGGTCTCTAGACACTAGGAGGATTCATTCCACTCTCTCACCAGACCATGAGTTAATTAAGAAAGATGTAGATAAAACTTAATGAAGAGCAATATAACTTTTCTTTTAAAGTGACAGCATTAAAAAATAGAAGATCATTTTCTCTTGCCTTTAAGAAACCTCACTGAGACACCATCTTTAGCAGACTTTTCTATGGTATTTAATTGTTGTCATTCTCTTTTTTCAACAGGTTGCTTGTGAGGAGTCGGCAAAGAACCTCTTTAATATCTCCCTCAACCTTTTTCAAAATGTTACTAAATTAAGCCTCAAAAAGATCAAAATCACTTTAGAAGATCATGACAAAGAGATTCTTGGGTGTTTTATTAACCTCACTGAACTTTATCTGAATGAAAACAACATTACTGTACTGAACAATAACAGCTTCTACAATCTAAAAAATCTCATAACTCTGGATATTAGCAACAACTGTATTAGCACAGTTCATAAAGCAGCATTTTCAGGATTACATCAACTCTCAGTGTTGAATCTATCCTATAACATGATTGCTCAACTGGATTCTGATACATTTACTTCTCTAGAAAGTCTGAGAGTTTTAAATCTACAGTataattttctgaaatattttcatatAAAATCATCTTTTAAACTGACTAAAATTGCTTTAGCTGGAAACCCATGGATCTGCTCCTGTGACCTTCTTGACTTACAGATATGGCTAACTGCCTCCAATGTGACATTGGGTAAGTTTTGGTAAGAGCagcatttaatatttttttacatCAAATAACTTTACTGTGCATTTTTTTCTGATGTAGATAAAATCAATCATCAATTTACCCATATTATGCAGTAATACAATAGCTATCCATGAGATTTCTTTCAAGTGCCAAAAAATTACCAGCATCTCATAGCCTTTTCACTGCTCACATTCACAGAAAATGAAAGCAACACCACATGTAAATTCCCAAACACGGAAAAAATCTCCATCAAGATGGCAGCTATCCAACCAGCTGACTGCATAACTGAAAATACTCCTTTAGAAAACCCTGTAACTTCCACTCCTGCTGTTAATCTTAGAAGTAGCACCTTAACAGCTCTGACTCCAAACAACATCACTGGAAACAATGGAACACGTGCAGGTAATACACAGATATTTCACTTTACTGCTTATGAGCTGTTTGACTTGCTGTTCAATGACTTTATAGTGTTTTGCATCCCTGGTACACTCTGACTTTTCCATAAAAGCCAGGGCTACAAAGCAGGCATATCTCTATGTCCTGGTAAACAGTCACAGACATTGCAGTGAATATTAAGGTCTATTGAGTAGGTGTTCAAAACAGATAAACCCCACAACTCTCAAATTATACTAAAAAATGATGATGAAATTTCAAAGCCCTAAAATTCAGATAATTGtctagatctctgcctaacagaACGAGGGAAAAAACTttcaaaaaaaattgctttttccaAAATAACTGCTTTCTAGATGTAGTTGTCTTTCTAAAACATGATAGCATGAACTTACAGATTTTACTCCCATCCTAACTGTGCTCAGTATAAAGATGTGAATGTGCCTGCTACATATTCTCTGGAAATTTCAGTGATAGTCTCCTCACCTTTCAATGTTAATCTGACATGTCAGTTAACCCTTCCATCCTGAAATGCTTTACTTCCTTCTTCTGGTTAAAGCAAGAAAATTATCTACAGATATATACACAAATTATAAGCTTACCACTGTGACATATTTCTTTAGCTGTATCACCTTATAATTTATTTATAGGGTAGTGGCGATTACACAAAAGCAGCTTCTAGATAAAAACTACTTGCAACTACAGTTTACTGAAATTTTTATTGTTAAAGAAGCAGAGCTGAAAGGATATGCCAAATAAAAGGCATGATATTTTAGGGTTCAGACATTATCATCATATAAAAAGTAAAGCCTGGGAAATAGAATTTGAAGGCAATtactgattatttttttccaaaggtTATTCTTGGAATTtaacttttggaaaaaaaatatttatatgtatttattaTCTTTTATATGCCCCCAGAGCTTTGTCTTTGAAATAGACTTTGAAACAATTATTTTTTATAAATATGCAAGGTAGATTTATATTGCTGGGAAACATACTATGCACATACATTATTAGTCTCTGTTACTGACTCCCTAACAACACAGCAACAACAAAGCTCTGGAGACACTCAGTCATTCCCCTACCAATGTTTACTTGGTGAATTTTCAATTTAACTATGAAAAAAATCATACTTGAACTCTTACTAGTATTCCTCATGAAGATtactcttattttttttcctgtttttttaaagAGTTACCGCTTGTTGGCAAAAGCTGGACCTTCCTAGCAGGCGTCCTAGGGTTTGTCCTAGGCACCACACTCTTGATTCTCACTGCTGTAAAATGCCCGGCATGGtatcactacttgatcagctaccGTCACCGTCGTCTGGAAGAAAATGACTCAGAGATGTTTGAACAGGAGTTCTCAGCTGACATGAGTCCTTCTCCTTCAACATCGGGCACAAGCAGTGAGGAACCCATTGTAATATTTGAGAAAGTTCATGCATGTAGAGATGAAGAAGATGGATTTATTGAGGATAAATACATAGATATTTATGTAAATGAGGAGCATTAATGTCTTAAACAATGGATGTTGAACTGACATTTAAAAAATGTAGTACACTTGTACTTCAATTTTATGCTTTATTACATGCAATACAGAATGCAGCCTATCTCCTTGCATCTTGCCAAATTCTTGAAAAGATTTTGCTGCATCAATCAGGAAGTTAAAAAAATGGGGTGACATGCATGCACTATTGGCACAACAAATACTTTAGAACTTGCAAAAATACTCATAATCCactttttataaaaacatatTTGGCTACTTATATTGGGGGGCTTACTATATATTCTTTAACATGCACAAAGTAGCAGGTGAAATTGGCATAATTATTAATGCTGCATTGTGAAGAGGTctagaagagaaaaataatttctctaaAATGCTGAAGCAGACCACAGCCAGACTAGGGGCTGGCTCCAAATCAATCAGAGCTGTAACAGCTCTGAAGTCTATTAGGCAAAACTAACACAATCAGAGAAGGGAGCATTTGGGTACTTTTTGACCCAAATTAGCACAGCAAGAAAGACCAACTGCTGTATTCCCAAAAATGTGTATGTACAGTGCAATAAAAAATTATCCTTACTGCATTGCTACTGAATCAAGCACTTTCTCTTCATATTTTCTTAACACTTAAAAATTAATTCTTTCAGGGTGGAACAGAGAAACTTGTGAGCTGTTGAAACCTACAGTATTAATACAATGTGACATTATTAACTGGTAAATTTTTTGGAGTGGTTATTGATACATAAAATCTCATTGCTGAGATTGCTTTCACTGGCAACAAGCAGGATCATATCTTCTCCTGCACCTACCTTGTCCCTAATTTAACTACCCCAAAAACTCACTCTCAGCCTATCACTACACAAGCCATCCTCATGGCTTACAAATTCTTATTTCAAGCATCTCACCATCCTCATCTGTCCCTCTGCACAAACCTATGTTACTAGCCAAGCAAAAGTCTACTTCCCTGCTTGCTTTCTTCATTCTGCTGCTCCACAACAAAACTCCCAGAACTTGATAGCAGACTGCAAAAAGACAGGAGTCTCTAGTGCCACCTAGCCCTTCCTGGATGGCAGGGTAACTATCTTCAGAAGAGTTACTAGAGTTTAATGCTAGGAACTCCAACTACAACCTGGCACTAATGTTTATCATCTTGAAATTGTTCACACGCATTGCACTGCTTTGGTAGCATGTAACACCTCAATTTTCCCAAGCTGAGTTATGAGAAGTTGAGTTATTCAAAAATGAAAAACAGACATGTAAATTTACTTACGCTTGTCTTTCTGTGAAAATTTTATCTATATTCTGAGTGTCTCGGTCATTCTGAAcctttaacttaaaaaaaaataaaataaaatacaatcaaGTTTGTaataaatcatggaatcatataGGTTGGAAAATGTctcttaagatcatcaagtctaaccctTAACTCAGCACTGACAAGTCCACAAACAAACCACAACAACATGTACACATCTTCTAAATACTTCCAGAGAAATTGATTCACCTCCTATTTCTGTGGGATTTATTCCTGAAACACTTCCTAATATACTGTTTAAAACCACACAGATGGGATGAAAAGCATTCTTCTCTTTATGACACAGACATTGTACCTTTATTATTCAACcaaatgcaaacaaaaaaaaagttattttgacCAAGAAATATTCAGGTGATCTTTCAAGTTACCAAAACAACCTTTACTGAAACTGGTTTCTTTTGTTTATGGAAAAATTGATCATAAGAAAGAAAATCTGCATAGTGCTATTCATGCCTTAACACTTAAAAGGCTGTATTAGAAATAAACAAGGAAAGCAAAGGAAGAACACAACTCTTTGATATTGTGGTGGCTATGTCAGAGACCTAGTTAATATTTTTACACTGGAGACATTTAGAAGGCTGAAGATAAAAGAGAACTTAATGTCCAGAAGATCAGGCAGCTTTACAAGGCAGTACAGTCTGCTTAAATTTGGCTGTCTAAGACTGGTGTTTTGtgctcccaaaaaataaaaaagataattTAACACTCATAATTTGGGGTGACAACAGCCTTCTCAGATGTAAATCACAAAAAAACATCATGGGACAGTTAACACAAGACTTCAGGCAATTTTCTTACAGCTAACATGTTGCCAACATTATGAATAacttaatttgaaaaaaatgGCTTTTTTATATATGTCACACATTCAAAGCACCAAGAAAGTAACACATCCTTTCACTGTTAAAGCATAGCAAATATCCTAATTCTTACCATATTGTAATCACGGATCACTTCTGCCATATCTGTACTGGTGTTAAGTATATCCACAACCTGAAACAAGAAAGAATTCCAACCTGTTACTGCTCtccttttcctaaaaaaaaaaccaaaagtcaGACAAAAGGTTCATGAAAATAGCAAATTTTGGTTATTGCAATTGGAAAAAACATGATTTGCCAATCTGAATAGATGACATGTCATTTTTAGAAATAATCATCATTATATGTCACTGTTCTAAGCACTGAAATATTACACAACACCAGTTTCTTAAATCCATATGCAGATGCTTCTCCCAATGTATAGTACACTTTTTGTTTACCTGTTTCCATCTCTTTCCTTGCCAATAACTGAATAAAGGCAGTATTAACTAGTAAATTTTCACATAGAAAGGTCAAAAAATTATTCAGAATAAAGCACAAGCAGCAAGAGAATAAATAGGAGCATTCAGTATCAAAATTTGGCAGCAGCATACCATGTTGTAGTCTGCTAGTTGACCTTGAAAATCTTTGATTTCACCAGCTAAAGCCTCTGCCCTAAATATGAAACAAAAAGGTCAAACTTCAGATGGTAAAGATTtgcacataaaataaaataatgaaaaattattattaattaaaattaaaaataaaataatgaaaaaaaccaaCTACTTAGTGATTCCTTGAAGCCTGCTCAATACTCGGAAACAGTCTTGTGACTTAGAAAGTTAGCACTGCATTAGCTGCAATTTATCTCACCGTTTTTCATAGGACAAATAGACAGATTTCTCTTGCTTGTACATTTCTACTTCTTCCTGCAGCTTGTTAATTTCTGTTGTAAGTTCATTTATTTtacttctgaaaaaaataaagaaaaaagaatcaTCAACATTTGGATATCCAACTAAAGCACAGCTAAAACAGTAAACACATTTTACGATAGGATGTTTGCAATTAGTATCTCTCACACTGCACTTTGTTTCAACTCAGCATTTCTAAGGAGACGTAAGTGTAGAAAAAAGCAAAATGGTTCTATCAATTAAAGTCCTAAGTAGCTGCTGGAAAACCTTGGtatgaaataaaatgttttaattaGCTTTTTGTCTCTGCTGGCAAAACAaatgtggaaataaaaaaaacacaGTCTAATGTCACAAAATGTGGGTAACATCCATATTTAAAATTACATATTTTAGGACTAATTATTCAACAATTAGTCCTAATTTTATCAGTTGCTCAATAATACGAGCAACTGATAAAATCCTGCATGCAATAGTTTGCACAAGGTCTTGCCTTTGCCATTGCTAGCTGAATGTATAATCCAAGCAAATAATCTGAAACGTATAATAAAAAATTTTTGTTTTGCAATGGTACTTGTTACAAATGGAGCTATCAGACCTAATAAACATTGGAGCTGGAAGCTCAGAATCACTAACCCTCCCCTTACTAACACTGTGAGAGAGCATTTAACTTAGCAAGCCTAACAAGAAAAGCTCAAGGGAATCTACTTCCTTTCCTCCTACAGAATATCTATACGCAAATAACCTTCACTTTTACAGCAGCACTCCTATAAAAGTTCATTATACATGAACACCACTTATTTCATGCTATTTTCAAGCTCCAACTCTGTGTCTGAAAGGGAACAGACCATTAAATGTGTGCTGTTAAGACATACCTCAGCACGCCAAGGTAGTATGTTTTATCCATTATCTGTCTCTGAGGACCTGATAAAAGAAAGCAATATGATATTTTGCTTTAGATGAACTGTAAATTAGGAAAACAATTTGCcaaatttacattaaaaaatgtACAACTAATATCTTTTGGTGTCCCTATATAGTTattatgtaatttttaaaaagaagacaTTTTGGACTGCTGTGAAGATAAACATTACtaatacaaatataaaaatagTTACGATGTAACAGAGTATTTTAAGTATTCTGTAGTGATGGAAGAAGACACAATAACCTTGTTTTAttcttttgaattatttttaaagaCAGCTCAGTTACAGAAAAATGCTTATGTTTGGCTACCAAGACTAATCACAGAAAGAGGGACGctttaattttctctttctttttgctCCTCCTTTTAATCACAGCTCCTCACTCTGCAATTTACACAATGATGAAAAGCTTCCCTTTAAAAACCTAAATATTCTTTCAAAATGTTTGCAGACATCTTGAGGGTTATTTTCAGTATAAAATACCTTTCACTGCAGTTTTTATTCCACTTAATCCCTGTTGAGTCACTGGGCGGTCTGCAACTTTAATCTGAGATGATAAGACTCCTCCAGGAGTCAAAGAACCACCACGAGAACCAGGTCTTGCTGTACTAGGAGGCATCTataaaaaaacaaatgaaaaatctaCCAAGTCTGAAATATAACTTTATTATCCTTAAGCAAttgcaaaagcagttaaaaacttCAGTTAGTCTCTTCACTCTTTCTGTAGGAACATTTTAGCATTTACATCTCTTCAAGGAAGCAAAGCTTCAGATGAATGTCTCCTGTAGAAGGTAAGGGATTACTTTTGAGCAGCTGTTCATTGTTCCATCTATCAGCAACATTAATGCTATTTAGGTCTCCCAGGTGAACTCTGGATGCTGGAAGTCCCTGATCTACTCCAGGGAAGGTTAGCAAAACTTTATACGAAACTGAAATCTTAAGTTCTTCTCAAAAAAAAACTTCTCCTCACTCTGGTCTTGGCACTAAAAAAAATAAGattagcaaaaacaaacaaacaaacaaatctaaAGACATAAAAATTAatgatatatttttaatattttctaacATACCGCTGTTCCTACTCTGCCTGCTGACGGAGTCCTTGATGAAGAGGCAGGCCTTGATGAAGAGGTCAGTCCTATTCCTGATCTTAAGGCAGAACGAGCTGTGGGAGGTCTGTTACCGCTGGCCATACTCGTTTCCTTTTTAACTTCTCTCTGGTAAGAAAAGAAATCATCCTTTGACTTGCACAAGGTCCTTAAAACTATGAGAAACCGACTCTTTAAAGCATAACTCTTACTACAATGTTATGGGGGggatagttttggtttttttagcaATTTGCAAAGTACTTCCTTACTGGATGGTACGAGACCATGAGCGGCAGGGCTCGGGAAAGACCATTTAACGTAAGCTGAGGCAGCACTCTCTTTTCAGTGTTTACTGAGCTCTTAGCTTATTCTTGTAGCATTTATTGTTTCACTATCTGAATGCAAATCTTTAATGAAACAAACTGGAAGTGAGCAATTGGTGCAAATACTCATTCTGGTTATCTACAGAGGGTCCGTAAACCATCACCCATCACTACAGCAATCCCAAACCGCGCTGTCCCTCACAAACCCCGGCAACTTTCGCCACCCCCGAAGGAGCCCATCAAGGAGCCCATCCCAGCCGCACAGCAGCGCGGAGCCAGGGCCGCGACCGCCCGGGAAGGCCCCGTCCCCTCACCGCGCCCCTCAGCCGCCATCAGCCCGCGGGCAGCGCCGCCGTATCGCAGCAACCGCTCGCGGGGATATCGCGATGGCCGCAAATCTCGCTCCAGCCGGCCGTGCCTCCCAAAGACTACGATTCCCAGAGGGCCTGGCGACGGAAGAGCGGCAGCACAACCTCCTGCGTGTAGCGCAGTGCTTGCCGGGATAAGGAGCCTCGCCTCGGTCCGGCGGCGCGCCCTGTGACGGCACATCCGGCACGACTTCCGGCGGCGCGCAGTCTGTGCTGTGTCAGGCCGGCGCTGTCGCCATGGCGGGTGAGGGCAGCACGTTCCGGCTGCGCTGCTCCCTGCTGGGGCACGGGCAGGACGTGCGCGGCCTCACCCGCGGCCTCTTCCCGGAAGGCAGCTTCGTGTCCGTCTCGCGGGACAGAACCGCGCGGCTCTGGGCCCCTGACGGGTGAGTGCTGGGCCGCGGCGGAGAGCGTGGAGGTGGCGCCACAGGGGCTCCGCCCGTGCCCCGCCGAGTTCGTCCGTGCAGCTGAGTTCTCCTCAGGGGCTGCCGGCACAATCGTTGGACCGAGAGAGGTGGCGGACGGCGGGAGCCTGTTCGCAGGCGGCGCTCGTGGTTGGCATTGTCACTTGTCGAGAGTCACGttagggaccttcaagatcagcTAGTCCCAGTCCCTGAGCTACGGGCATGGACACCTTTCACCAGAACACttggctcagagccctgtccatccTGGCCTTTAGCACTCCCGAGGATGGGATATTCGCAACTTCTCTGCAGGGGCCCTGTAGGCCcgtttaggtactggaaggttgcTATGAGGTCTCCATGTaattttctcttttccaggctgagcaggCCTAACTTCTGCATGCCTTTGGGGAAAGTTGTATGTTTTAAAGCCGTTTGCTGCACATCTATGTTGTAGTGTGCTTTGGAAATGGGAACAATGCCATTAGTTCTAGGCGTCTTTTTTCCTAAGTGGTATCAATAACGTTGTTTCTACCTCATAGTATTCAGTGCCCAAGTAATCCTGCTAAGTAACAGTGCTGCTATTTTGACAGTAAGGCACTGTGCTTTGAAAAAAAGCACACAAAACAACTCCATCCTTTCTCACCCTTGTTAAACAAGCTTCTTTAAGTATTAAATGGAATATGAAAATAAACTGTACAGAAAATTAAATACACAAAgacatagaaaaagaaaaaataccccAAGATTAATTTTTCTGATGTTCCACTAATATGTCTCCTGCTAATTTGTGTAGTTGAATACACAGAATCAAATTTTCAGCATATTGCCTTGACCAGAAGCAGACCAGATACACTGCTAAGGAATGTGTGTAGGAGATGTGGGGGTATTGCTGGAAGCTACAGGATGTACCTCCTCCCAGACTATAGTTTTGTATTGTGATCTGTATTCTGAAGTTACTAGGCATGGATGGTCTTCCCATTGCGTTCATGTAAAATAGAAATAATTGGCAAATTTGCTGAGTGCTTACATGTCTCTTCGTATTGCTCTCTGGAGCTCTGCGACTGAGGTGAAGGAAAACTAATCTTATTAAGTGGGTCTTACTGAGTCTCTTATCACAAGACAAAGAACTTGCTAAATTGCACAGAAATTTGCAGGAGGAAAGGAATTTAGTTCTAACCCACAGTTTTTGAGAACTTTGTGAGGAAGAAGACATAACTTACTTGTATCAACTACAAATGTTGATATTGATTATGCTTCTCTGCTTTGAAGGCTCAGGGACTACAGTAGTCAGGGTTCAGTGGGTGAGCACACTGCTGTGTGCTGTTTTGGTTCAGCTTTTCCAAGAAGAGATGTTGCTCCTGTGATTTGTTCTATGTGCGTCAAGGGGAGATCTTTTAGAATCTAGAGAGTATCGTGATTTTCTTACATATTTCAAGCTTGCCAAGCTTTAGGGTTTGAAGGATAACAGGTATGATATCATGTGATAGCTTTTGTGTTTGAAGGAGGGTGAATAAACACAGGCAAACATAACAAGCACACAACACCACAACCTACATGTTTATTCTATGGGAATAAGTAGCTTTTTTCCATTAGTGCTGTAACTGCTGAGATTGGCTGAGGATGAGGCAATGAAGGTGCTGGTTGAGTCAGTTATGATCTGTTTAACTTTTATTCCTCTGTAGTGCTCCTAATGAAGAGGCAGTGAATACACTTGGCTGGCAGTAAACTACATTTCTGTGCTCTTACTTTAGCATGTACTTGGACATACATTTGAGTTTTCAGGCAAAAAAAAGATGGCATAAAGACAAACTGTAGCTATTTCTCATCAAATTTGGCAGAGTGTTTGCCAATGAGCAAGAAAGAACAAAAGTCCTTCCAGGCCTATCACTACATTGAAAAATAAGCGGAAAGCTTTAGTATTGTGTATGGGGAAGAATTCtggtattacagcgacctgatgaggtcttcagggtcagagaagtggacgagaatcttggttcatgatcagaaggctggatttattgatatatgatatataatacattattactatactaaataaatagagaagttgcagaggctgctaagctaagaatagaataggaaagaatgaataacaaagcagaaagcaaggacaagctCTCCTGTGAGTGCAAattcaaacactcacagaagaccaatcactgctgcacctgttgcattccacaccagccgataacaattgtttacattcttctggggcctcagcttcccagaagatgaacaaatcccaaagaaaggatttctatgaaaaaatgtctgcgacatactGGGATATAATTTTTGTCTTAAATTTCATTCTTTCTAGGCCATATATAGTACTTATTCAGCACAAGACAAGCATAGTTGTTAATTAATAAGAGCTGTAATTTACTCAAAGTGCTGTTTCTGTCATGATTCTAAACTGATTATTATCTATGTTTTAGTCTTAACAGGGGTTTTACTGAGATGCACTGTATGAGTGGCCACTCAAATTTTGTATCTTGCGTGTGCATCATACCTCCAAGTGACCTCTACCCTCGTGGGCTGATTGCAACTGGTGGCAATGATCATAATATTTGCATTTTCACAGTTGACAACTCAGCTCCTCTTTACGTCCTTAAGGGTCATAAAAACACAGGTATGTAGTAATTGTACTTTGGGGATTTTTGCATAAAAGTTAACGTGATTTATTAGAGAGGAAATTAAATCAAATTTATGAAACTCAGTTTTGATTTATTTGGTATATAATGTAGCAAACTGTTTAATTATGTTCTCTGCAAGTAGGATTTTATAATCTTAATTCATGCAGTGACCATTCATTGCAAGGACTTCCAAGTTTGTCCTGATGAATGTTTGAACTTTCACTGTCTCTCTAAATTCCTGGCAATTGACAGAATGATTACCCTTTTGTCAAGAATTGCACTTTACTTCTTCATGTATTATTTTTTTTGTCAAAGCTGatacaagtggaaaaaaaatgagCTTCCTAAATAAACTTCCTCTGCCCATTTTGTTACTTAGATGAGTATTTAATATTAATTGGTGCTTTAAATACAGAGCTTTACACTGTGTAAATTGCAGATTACCTTTCTACTAAATCTTTGAATCTCACCACAGTGAGATTTCTTGGTGGTAGTATTTTGCCCTCCAAGAAGGTGAGCTAAGTGTTTTTCTTATGAAATAACTTCTTGAAGAC
This window harbors:
- the LRRC19 gene encoding leucine-rich repeat-containing protein 19; the encoded protein is MKLYWLVIWAGTLFLNPVTADCNITSQTVACEESAKNLFNISLNLFQNVTKLSLKKIKITLEDHDKEILGCFINLTELYLNENNITVLNNNSFYNLKNLITLDISNNCISTVHKAAFSGLHQLSVLNLSYNMIAQLDSDTFTSLESLRVLNLQYNFLKYFHIKSSFKLTKIALAGNPWICSCDLLDLQIWLTASNVTLENESNTTCKFPNTEKISIKMAAIQPADCITENTPLENPVTSTPAVNLRSSTLTALTPNNITGNNGTRAELPLVGKSWTFLAGVLGFVLGTTLLILTAVKCPAWYHYLISYRHRRLEENDSEMFEQEFSADMSPSPSTSGTSSEEPIVIFEKVHACRDEEDGFIEDKYIDIYVNEEH